One window from the genome of Enterobacter asburiae encodes:
- the djlA gene encoding co-chaperone DjlA codes for MQYWGKIIGVAFAIIMGAGFWGIVLGLIIGHMFDKARSRKMAWFANQRERQSLFFSTTFEVMGHLTKSKGRVTEADIQIASVFMDRMNLHGDSRLEAQNAFRIGKSDNYPLREKMRQFRSICFGRFDLIRMFLEIQIQAAFADGSLHPNERDVLYVIAEELGISRMQFDQFLRMMQGGAQFGGGYHQQSSGGAWQQAQRGPTLEDACNVLGVKPSDDQTTIKRAYRKLMSEHHPDKLVAKGLPPEMMEMAKQKAQEIQKAYELIKEKKGFK; via the coding sequence ATGCAGTATTGGGGTAAAATAATCGGCGTTGCGTTCGCCATCATCATGGGTGCCGGGTTCTGGGGGATTGTGCTTGGGCTTATTATCGGCCATATGTTTGATAAGGCGCGCAGCCGCAAAATGGCCTGGTTTGCCAATCAGCGCGAGCGTCAGTCACTCTTTTTCTCCACCACCTTTGAGGTGATGGGGCACTTAACCAAATCCAAAGGGCGTGTCACAGAAGCCGACATTCAGATTGCCAGCGTCTTTATGGATCGCATGAACCTGCACGGCGACTCCCGTCTGGAAGCGCAAAATGCGTTTCGCATCGGTAAATCGGATAATTATCCGCTTCGCGAAAAAATGCGTCAGTTCCGCAGCATCTGTTTTGGACGTTTTGATTTAATTCGGATGTTTCTGGAAATTCAAATCCAGGCGGCCTTCGCCGACGGTTCGCTTCACCCTAATGAACGTGATGTGCTGTACGTCATTGCGGAAGAGCTGGGCATCTCCCGCATGCAGTTCGACCAGTTCCTGCGCATGATGCAGGGCGGGGCGCAGTTTGGCGGCGGCTATCACCAGCAGTCGTCCGGCGGAGCCTGGCAGCAGGCGCAGCGTGGTCCGACGCTGGAAGATGCCTGCAACGTGCTGGGTGTAAAGCCCTCTGACGATCAGACCACGATTAAACGTGCCTATCGTAAGCTCATGAGCGAGCATCATCCCGACAAACTGGTCGCGAAAGGCCTGCCGCCAGAAATGATGGAGATGGCGAAGCAAAAAGCGCAGGAAATCCAGAAGGCGTACGAGCTCATAAAAGAGAAGAAAGGTTTCAAATAA
- the lptD gene encoding LPS assembly protein LptD: MKKRIPTLLATMIGTALYSQQGLAADLASQCMLGVPSYNRPLVSGDTNSLPVTITADSSKGTYPDNATFTGNVDINQGNSRLQADEVQLHQKQPEGAAEPVRTVDALGNVHYDDNQVILKGPKAWSNLNTKDTNVWEGDYQMVGRQGRGDADLMKQRGENRYTILENGTFTSCLPGSNTWSVVGSEVIHDREEQVAEIWNARFKLGPVPIFYSPYLQLPVGDKRRSGFLIPNAKYSTTNYFEFYLPYYWNIAPNMDATITPHYIHKRGNIMWENEFRYLTHAGAGLMELDYLPSDKVFQDEHPTEGDKHRWLFYWQHAGVMDQVWRFNVDYTKVSDSSYFNDFSSKYGSSTDGYATQKFSVGYAVENFDATVSTKQFQVFSDQSTPTYGAEPQLDVNWYQNDVGPFDTRVYAQAVHFVNTDSDMPEATRVHLEPTINLPWSNDWASLNTEAKLMATHYQQKNVDNYNATNNAHLEESVNRTLPQFKMDGKLIFERDMALLADGYTQTLEPRMQYLYVPYRDQSKIQNYDSALLQSDYSGLFRDRTYGGLDRIASANQLTTGVTTRVYDDAAVERFNVSVGQIYYFTESRTGDDNIQWEKDNKTGSIVWAGDTYWRMTDRWGLRGGVQYDTRLDNVANSSAAIEYRRDEDRMIQVSYRYASPEYIQATLPKSNDQNSINYWKLPQYSDGISQVGAAASWPIADRWSIVGAYYFDTNANKAADQMVGLQYNSCCYALRVGYERKLNGWENNQSKYDNVIGFNFELRGLSSNYGLGTQKMLRSNILPYSSAL, encoded by the coding sequence ATGAAAAAACGTATCCCCACCCTCCTGGCCACAATGATTGGCACCGCCCTGTACAGTCAACAGGGGCTGGCGGCCGATCTCGCCTCGCAGTGTATGCTTGGCGTCCCAAGTTATAATCGCCCACTGGTGAGTGGCGATACAAATAGCTTGCCGGTAACCATTACTGCCGACAGTTCGAAAGGGACTTACCCTGACAATGCCACGTTTACGGGCAATGTAGATATTAACCAGGGCAATAGCCGCCTGCAGGCAGACGAAGTGCAGCTGCACCAGAAGCAGCCGGAAGGTGCGGCCGAGCCGGTACGAACGGTGGATGCGCTGGGTAATGTGCACTATGACGACAACCAGGTCATCCTGAAAGGTCCGAAAGCCTGGTCAAACCTGAATACGAAAGATACTAACGTCTGGGAAGGTGATTACCAGATGGTGGGTCGCCAGGGGCGCGGTGACGCAGACCTGATGAAACAGCGCGGTGAAAACCGCTATACGATCCTGGAAAACGGTACGTTCACGTCATGTCTGCCGGGTTCAAATACCTGGAGCGTAGTCGGGAGCGAGGTTATCCATGACCGCGAAGAACAGGTCGCAGAGATCTGGAACGCCCGCTTCAAGCTGGGTCCGGTACCGATATTTTACAGCCCTTATCTGCAGCTTCCCGTGGGTGACAAACGTCGCTCCGGTTTCCTGATCCCGAATGCCAAATACAGCACCACGAACTACTTTGAGTTCTACCTGCCGTATTACTGGAACATCGCGCCAAACATGGATGCGACGATCACGCCGCACTATATCCACAAGCGCGGCAACATCATGTGGGAGAACGAGTTCCGCTACCTGACCCACGCCGGTGCGGGTCTGATGGAACTGGATTATCTGCCGTCGGATAAAGTCTTCCAGGACGAGCATCCGACCGAAGGTGATAAGCACCGCTGGTTATTCTACTGGCAGCATGCCGGGGTGATGGATCAGGTGTGGCGCTTTAATGTTGACTACACCAAAGTTAGCGATTCGTCTTATTTTAACGATTTCTCGTCCAAATACGGCTCGAGTACCGATGGCTATGCCACGCAGAAATTCAGCGTAGGCTATGCGGTAGAGAACTTTGACGCAACCGTCTCGACGAAGCAATTCCAGGTATTTTCTGACCAGTCCACGCCTACCTATGGGGCAGAGCCACAGCTGGACGTTAACTGGTATCAGAATGATGTAGGTCCATTCGATACCCGTGTTTACGCTCAGGCGGTGCATTTCGTTAACACGGATTCGGACATGCCTGAAGCCACGCGTGTTCACCTTGAGCCGACGATCAATCTGCCGTGGTCTAACGACTGGGCAAGCCTGAATACCGAAGCCAAGCTGATGGCGACTCACTATCAGCAAAAAAATGTTGATAACTACAACGCAACTAACAATGCTCATCTGGAAGAGTCGGTCAACCGAACGCTCCCGCAGTTCAAAATGGACGGCAAGCTGATCTTCGAACGTGATATGGCCTTGTTGGCAGATGGTTATACCCAGACGCTTGAACCGCGTATGCAGTATCTGTACGTGCCGTATCGTGATCAGAGCAAAATTCAGAACTACGATTCTGCTTTACTGCAATCTGACTACAGCGGTCTGTTCCGTGACCGTACTTACGGCGGTCTTGACCGCATCGCGTCCGCTAACCAGTTAACGACCGGCGTCACAACACGTGTTTATGATGATGCTGCCGTTGAACGTTTTAACGTTTCTGTTGGTCAAATCTACTATTTCACCGAGTCTCGCACGGGCGATGACAACATTCAGTGGGAGAAAGACAACAAAACGGGATCGATAGTTTGGGCGGGAGATACCTACTGGCGTATGACTGACCGTTGGGGCCTGCGTGGCGGTGTGCAATATGACACTCGTCTCGACAATGTTGCTAACAGTAGTGCGGCCATAGAGTATCGTCGTGATGAAGATCGTATGATTCAGGTTAGTTATCGTTATGCTAGCCCAGAATACATTCAGGCAACGCTACCGAAAAGCAATGACCAGAACAGCATCAACTACTGGAAATTACCACAATATTCGGATGGTATTTCTCAGGTCGGTGCGGCAGCGAGTTGGCCAATCGCCGACCGCTGGTCAATCGTAGGCGCGTACTACTTCGACACTAACGCCAATAAAGCTGCTGACCAGATGGTAGGTCTGCAATATAACTCCTGCTGTTACGCGCTGCGTGTCGGTTACGAACGTAAGCTTAACGGCTGGGAAAACAATCAGAGCAAATACGATAACGTGATTGGCTTTAACTTCGAGTTACGCGGCCTGAGTTCCAACTACGGTCTGGGTACGCAGAAAATGCTGCGCTCGAATATTCTGCCGTACAGTAGCGCCTTGTAA
- the surA gene encoding peptidylprolyl isomerase SurA, which translates to MKNWKTLLLGVAMVANTSFAAPQVVDKVAAVVNNGVVLESDVDGLMKSVKLNSGEAGQQLPDDATLRHQILERLIMDQIVLQMGQKMGVKVTDEQLDQAIANIAKQNNMSLDQMRSRLAYDGISYATYRNQIRKEMLISEVRNNEVRRRVTILPQEVEALAKQVGNQNDASTELNLSHILIPLPENPTSDQAAEAESQARSIVEQARNGGDFGKLAITYSADQQALKGGQMGWGRIQELPSIFAQALSTAKKGDIVGPIRSGVGFHILKVNDLRGQSQNISVTEVHARHILLKPSPIMTDDQARAKLEQIAADIKSGKTSFAKAAKEFSQDPGSANQGGDLGWAAADIYDPAFRDALMKLNKGQISTPVHSSFGWHLIELMDTRNVDKTDAAQKDRAYRMLFNRKFSEEAATWMQEQRASAYVKILSN; encoded by the coding sequence ATGAAGAACTGGAAAACGCTGCTGCTCGGTGTCGCTATGGTTGCGAATACCAGCTTCGCGGCCCCCCAGGTTGTTGATAAAGTCGCTGCTGTGGTTAACAACGGCGTCGTGCTTGAAAGTGACGTTGACGGTCTGATGAAATCGGTGAAGCTCAATTCGGGCGAAGCCGGTCAACAGCTTCCGGATGACGCCACGCTGCGCCACCAGATCCTGGAGCGTCTGATCATGGATCAGATCGTTCTGCAGATGGGGCAGAAAATGGGTGTGAAGGTCACTGACGAGCAGCTCGATCAGGCGATCGCTAACATCGCGAAGCAGAACAATATGTCTTTAGACCAGATGCGCAGCCGTCTGGCCTATGACGGCATCAGCTACGCCACCTACCGTAACCAGATCCGTAAAGAGATGCTGATTTCGGAAGTGCGTAACAACGAAGTGCGTCGCCGCGTCACGATCCTGCCTCAGGAAGTGGAGGCGCTGGCAAAACAGGTGGGTAACCAGAACGATGCGAGCACAGAGCTGAACCTGAGCCACATTCTGATCCCACTGCCGGAGAACCCAACGTCCGATCAGGCTGCGGAAGCAGAAAGCCAGGCGCGTTCTATTGTTGAACAGGCGCGTAACGGCGGCGACTTTGGCAAGCTGGCAATCACCTACTCCGCTGACCAACAGGCGCTGAAAGGCGGCCAGATGGGCTGGGGACGTATTCAGGAATTGCCATCCATCTTTGCCCAGGCGCTGAGCACGGCGAAGAAAGGGGATATCGTCGGTCCTATCCGTTCAGGCGTGGGCTTCCACATTCTGAAGGTGAACGATCTGCGCGGCCAGAGCCAAAATATCTCCGTCACCGAAGTTCACGCTCGCCACATTCTTCTGAAACCGTCACCGATCATGACTGACGATCAGGCGCGGGCGAAGCTGGAACAGATCGCAGCAGACATTAAGAGCGGCAAAACCTCGTTTGCGAAGGCTGCAAAAGAGTTCTCTCAGGATCCAGGCTCTGCTAACCAGGGCGGCGATCTGGGCTGGGCGGCTGCGGATATTTACGATCCTGCCTTCCGCGACGCATTGATGAAGCTGAACAAAGGCCAGATTAGCACGCCGGTCCACTCTTCGTTTGGCTGGCATCTGATCGAGCTGATGGACACCCGTAACGTTGATAAAACGGATGCGGCACAGAAAGACAGAGCCTACCGTATGCTGTTTAACCGTAAGTTCTCTGAAGAAGCAGCAACCTGGATGCAGGAACAACGCGCCAGTGCTTACGTGAAAATTCTGAGCAACTAA
- the pdxA gene encoding 4-hydroxythreonine-4-phosphate dehydrogenase PdxA: MKQHRVVITPGEPAGIGPDLVVQLAQRSWPVELVVCADATLLQDRATLLGLPLTLIPYVEGQQPAPQQAGTLTLLSVPLRTPVIPGQLSTENGHYVVETLARACDGCLKGEFAALITGPVHKGVINEAGIPFTGHTEFFEERSHSPKVVMMLATEEMRVALVTTHLPIKAIPDAITPELLREIIGILHHDLQTKFGIPQPHVLVCGLNPHAGEGGHMGTEEIDTIIPVLNEMRAKGMNLSGPLPADTLFQPKYLDNADAVLAMYHDQGLPVLKYQGFGRGVNITLGLPFIRTSVDHGTALDLAGQGKADVGSFITALNLAIKMIVNTQ; encoded by the coding sequence ATGAAACAGCATCGTGTTGTTATCACGCCCGGCGAACCCGCCGGGATTGGGCCTGACCTCGTTGTCCAGCTCGCCCAGCGCAGCTGGCCGGTAGAACTGGTTGTCTGCGCCGATGCAACACTGTTACAAGACCGGGCAACGCTGCTCGGTCTGCCTTTAACGCTCATCCCTTACGTTGAAGGCCAACAGCCTGCACCGCAGCAAGCCGGTACGCTCACCCTTCTTTCAGTTCCCCTTCGTACGCCGGTCATCCCGGGCCAGCTCAGTACGGAAAACGGTCATTATGTCGTTGAAACCCTGGCGCGCGCCTGCGACGGTTGCCTGAAGGGCGAATTTGCCGCCCTGATCACTGGCCCCGTCCACAAAGGCGTCATCAACGAAGCGGGTATACCGTTTACCGGGCATACGGAGTTCTTCGAAGAGCGCTCGCACAGCCCGAAAGTGGTGATGATGCTGGCGACGGAGGAGATGCGCGTTGCGCTGGTGACCACCCATCTGCCGATCAAAGCCATTCCTGATGCGATCACCCCTGAACTCCTGCGCGAGATCATCGGGATTTTGCACCACGATCTGCAGACTAAATTTGGGATCCCGCAGCCGCACGTGCTGGTCTGCGGCCTGAATCCGCACGCCGGAGAAGGCGGGCACATGGGCACCGAAGAGATCGACACCATTATTCCGGTGCTCAACGAAATGCGGGCGAAAGGGATGAATCTCAGCGGGCCGCTGCCTGCAGATACCCTTTTCCAGCCGAAATACCTGGATAATGCCGACGCCGTGCTCGCGATGTACCACGATCAGGGCCTGCCCGTGCTAAAATACCAGGGCTTTGGCCGCGGAGTGAATATCACCCTCGGTTTACCCTTTATTCGAACGTCCGTTGACCACGGTACTGCGCTGGATCTGGCAGGCCAGGGGAAAGCGGATGTCGGCAGTTTTATTACGGCGCTTAATCTCGCCATCAAAATGATTGTTAATACTCAATGA
- the rsmA gene encoding 16S rRNA (adenine(1518)-N(6)/adenine(1519)-N(6))-dimethyltransferase RsmA, translating into MTNRVHQGHLARKRFGQNFLNDQFVIESIVSAINPQKGQAMVEIGPGLAALTEPVGERLDELTVIELDRDLAARLQTHPFLGPKLTIYQQDAMTMNFGELSEKMGQPLRVFGNLPYNISTPLMFHLFSYTDAIADMHFMLQKEVVNRLVAGPNSKAYGRLSVMAQYYCNVIPVLEVPPSAFTPPPKVDSAVVRLVPHKTKPYPVKDLRVLSRITTEAFNQRRKTIRNSLSNSFTVEVLAELGIDPAMRAENISVEQYCKLANYISDNAPPKES; encoded by the coding sequence ATGACTAATCGAGTCCATCAGGGCCACTTAGCCCGTAAACGTTTCGGGCAAAACTTCCTTAACGATCAGTTCGTGATCGAAAGCATTGTCTCGGCTATTAATCCGCAAAAAGGTCAGGCGATGGTCGAAATCGGCCCGGGCCTTGCCGCGCTGACCGAGCCGGTAGGCGAACGCCTCGACGAGCTGACCGTCATCGAACTGGACCGCGATCTGGCCGCACGCCTGCAAACGCACCCGTTCCTCGGGCCGAAGCTGACCATCTATCAGCAGGACGCCATGACCATGAACTTTGGCGAGCTGTCGGAAAAAATGGGCCAGCCGCTGCGCGTCTTCGGCAACCTGCCGTACAACATCTCTACGCCGCTCATGTTCCACCTCTTTAGCTATACTGATGCCATTGCCGACATGCACTTCATGTTGCAAAAAGAGGTTGTTAACCGTCTGGTTGCAGGCCCGAACAGTAAAGCGTATGGTCGTTTAAGCGTGATGGCACAATATTACTGCAACGTGATCCCGGTACTCGAAGTACCGCCGTCAGCGTTCACACCACCACCGAAAGTGGATTCAGCGGTTGTGCGCCTTGTGCCGCACAAAACGAAACCGTATCCGGTTAAAGATCTGCGCGTACTGAGCCGCATTACCACAGAAGCCTTTAACCAGCGCCGTAAAACGATCCGTAACAGCCTGAGCAATTCGTTTACCGTTGAGGTGTTAGCCGAGCTGGGGATCGACCCGGCAATGCGTGCGGAGAACATTTCCGTAGAGCAGTACTGCAAGCTGGCTAATTACATCAGCGATAATGCGCCGCCGAAGGAGAGTTAA
- the apaG gene encoding Co2+/Mg2+ efflux protein ApaG, translated as MIDSPRVCVHVQSVYVESQSSPDEERFVFAYTVTIRNLGRMPVQLRGRYWLITNGNGREIEVQGEGVVGEQPHIAPGEEYQYTSGAVIETPMGTMQGHYEMVDVDGNGFRVAIPVFRLAVTTLIH; from the coding sequence ATGATTGATTCGCCCCGCGTATGTGTCCATGTACAAAGCGTCTATGTTGAATCACAGTCCTCCCCGGACGAAGAACGTTTTGTTTTCGCTTATACCGTGACCATTCGCAATCTGGGGCGGATGCCCGTGCAGCTGCGCGGGCGCTACTGGCTTATCACTAACGGCAATGGCCGCGAAATCGAAGTTCAGGGCGAAGGTGTGGTCGGTGAACAGCCCCACATCGCCCCTGGCGAAGAGTACCAGTACACCAGCGGCGCGGTGATTGAAACGCCGATGGGTACCATGCAAGGCCATTATGAAATGGTCGACGTCGATGGCAATGGATTCCGCGTTGCCATTCCTGTGTTCCGTCTCGCCGTAACCACACTCATTCATTAA
- the apaH gene encoding bis(5'-nucleosyl)-tetraphosphatase (symmetrical) ApaH: protein MSTYLIGDVHGCYDELIALLKQVDFTPGQDTLWLTGDLVARGPGSLEVLRFVKSLGDSVRMVLGNHDLHLLAVFAGISRNKPKDRLTPLLEAPDADDLINWLRRQPLLQIDEEKKLVMAHAGITPQWDLETAKTCARDVEAVLASDSYPFFLDAMYGDMPNHWSEELSGLARLRFITNAFTRMRFCFPNGQLDMYSKETPESAPAPLKPWFAIPGPVTSEYSVVFGHWAALEGKGTPEGIYGLDTGCCWGGELTCLRWEDKAYFVQPSNRQLDLGESEAVAS, encoded by the coding sequence ATGTCTACATATCTGATTGGCGACGTTCACGGTTGCTACGATGAACTGATCGCATTATTAAAACAGGTCGACTTTACGCCAGGACAGGACACGCTCTGGCTGACGGGCGATTTAGTCGCGCGTGGCCCCGGCTCCCTTGAAGTATTACGTTTCGTCAAATCGCTGGGCGACAGCGTGCGCATGGTGCTGGGCAATCACGATCTGCATCTGCTGGCGGTTTTCGCCGGGATCAGCCGCAACAAACCTAAAGATCGCCTCACCCCGCTGCTGGAAGCGCCGGACGCGGACGATCTGATTAACTGGCTGCGCCGTCAGCCCCTGCTGCAGATCGACGAAGAGAAAAAGCTGGTCATGGCGCATGCCGGGATCACGCCACAATGGGATCTTGAGACGGCGAAAACCTGCGCGCGTGACGTTGAGGCGGTGCTGGCGAGCGACTCCTATCCTTTCTTCCTCGATGCCATGTACGGCGATATGCCGAACCACTGGAGCGAAGAACTCAGCGGTCTGGCACGCCTGCGCTTTATCACCAACGCGTTCACCCGCATGCGCTTCTGCTTCCCGAACGGACAGCTGGACATGTATTCCAAAGAGACGCCGGAAAGCGCGCCCGCTCCGCTGAAACCGTGGTTTGCCATTCCGGGACCGGTGACCAGCGAGTACAGCGTGGTCTTTGGTCACTGGGCTGCGCTGGAAGGAAAAGGAACACCGGAAGGGATTTACGGCCTGGATACCGGATGCTGCTGGGGCGGAGAGTTAACCTGCTTACGCTGGGAAGATAAAGCTTACTTTGTGCAGCCGTCCAACCGACAGCTGGACTTAGGTGAAAGTGAGGCCGTTGCCTCCTGA
- the folA gene encoding type 3 dihydrofolate reductase, with the protein MISLIAALAVDRVIGMENAMPWNLPADLAWFKRTTLNKPVVMGRLTWESIGRPLPGRKNIVISSQPGTDDRVEWVKSVDEAIAACGNAEEIMVIGGGRVYEQFLPKAQKLYLTHIDAEVEGDTHFPDYDPDEWESVFSEFHDADAQNSHSYCFEILERR; encoded by the coding sequence ATGATCAGTCTGATTGCAGCGCTGGCGGTGGACCGCGTTATCGGTATGGAAAATGCCATGCCGTGGAACCTGCCTGCCGATCTCGCATGGTTTAAACGTACTACGTTAAACAAGCCGGTAGTGATGGGCCGCCTGACCTGGGAGTCGATTGGTCGTCCATTGCCGGGCCGTAAGAATATCGTTATCAGCAGCCAGCCGGGCACTGACGATCGCGTCGAATGGGTAAAATCAGTAGACGAGGCGATTGCTGCATGCGGCAATGCCGAAGAGATCATGGTGATTGGCGGTGGGCGCGTGTACGAACAGTTCCTGCCAAAAGCGCAGAAGCTGTATCTGACCCACATTGATGCAGAAGTGGAAGGGGATACCCATTTCCCGGACTACGATCCGGACGAGTGGGAATCGGTATTCAGCGAATTCCACGACGCGGATGCACAGAACTCCCACAGCTACTGCTTCGAGATTCTGGAACGTCGTTAA